A window of the Blattabacterium cuenoti genome harbors these coding sequences:
- a CDS encoding zinc ribbon domain-containing protein produces the protein MVHKIQEAVTVIDKLRVLYNLQLIDSRIDEIRKFRGNIPMEIKSLEEEIDQMKKKLENLNEDILYIKENINKQNKNIKSSDILIKKYEKQKDHIKNHKELYSLDKEIDYQKLEIQLAKKKIKELNVQIDKREEIFKKKEYLLKNKEEHFFHKKKELNKILLENDKEEKILLEQSLCFSKKVENGLLKTYLRIRNGVKNGVAVAPVQRGAPLGSYLAITPQKYSELIQRNKLLIDEHSGRILIDAELAEEEKKKSFVFCYKKKL, from the coding sequence ATGGTACATAAAATACAAGAAGCAGTCACTGTAATAGATAAATTGAGAGTATTATACAATCTTCAATTAATAGATTCTCGTATAGATGAAATACGAAAGTTTCGTGGTAATATACCTATGGAAATAAAAAGTCTAGAAGAAGAAATAGACCAAATGAAAAAAAAATTAGAAAATCTTAATGAAGATATTCTTTATATAAAAGAAAATATAAATAAACAAAATAAAAATATTAAATCTTCAGATATTTTAATTAAAAAATATGAAAAACAAAAAGATCATATTAAAAATCATAAAGAATTATATTCTCTAGATAAAGAGATTGATTACCAAAAATTAGAAATTCAATTAGCTAAAAAAAAAATTAAGGAATTAAATGTTCAGATTGATAAAAGGGAAGAAATTTTTAAAAAAAAAGAATATTTATTAAAAAATAAAGAGGAGCACTTTTTTCATAAAAAAAAAGAATTGAATAAGATTCTTTTAGAAAATGATAAAGAAGAAAAAATATTATTAGAACAATCTTTATGTTTTTCTAAAAAGGTAGAGAATGGTTTATTGAAAACTTATCTAAGAATCAGAAATGGAGTCAAAAATGGAGTAGCTGTAGCCCCAGTACAAAGAGGTGCTCCATTGGGGTCTTATCTAGCAATTACACCTCAAAAATATTCTGAATTGATACAACGTAATAAACTTTTAATAGACGAACATAGTGGCAGAATATTAATAGATGCGGAATTGGCTGAGGAAGAAAAAAAGAAATCTTTTGTTTTTTGTTATAAAAAAAAATTATAG
- a CDS encoding L-threonylcarbamoyladenylate synthase, translating to MSFYVEIEKSVDILKKGKNLLYPTDTVWGLGCDAFNIQAIKKICEIKNRDISKSMILLVESMDRLHQLVGKISLFTKKIILNNLVKKDKPITIVYENTKKIASNFFRQDNTLAVRLTYDPFCTCLIKNLDRPIISTSANLSGFVTPKSFSEISPYILNKTDYVVNFRREEKANYSSSSIIKVVYNKIKILRM from the coding sequence ATGTCTTTTTACGTAGAAATAGAAAAAAGTGTAGATATATTAAAAAAAGGAAAAAATTTATTGTATCCTACAGATACTGTATGGGGATTGGGATGTGATGCATTTAATATACAAGCTATAAAAAAAATATGTGAAATCAAAAATAGAGATATTTCTAAATCTATGATTCTTTTAGTAGAAAGTATGGATCGGTTGCATCAATTAGTAGGAAAAATTTCTCTTTTTACTAAAAAAATAATTCTTAATAATCTTGTTAAAAAAGATAAGCCTATTACTATAGTATATGAAAATACTAAAAAAATAGCATCTAATTTTTTTAGACAAGATAATACTTTAGCGGTACGTTTAACATATGATCCATTTTGCACTTGTTTAATTAAAAATTTGGATAGACCCATTATTTCTACCTCTGCTAATTTGTCGGGATTTGTAACTCCTAAATCTTTTTCAGAAATTAGTCCTTATATTTTAAATAAAACAGATTATGTTGTAAATTTTCGTAGAGAAGAAAAAGCAAACTATAGTAGTTCTTCTATTATAAAAGTTGTATACAATAAGATAAAAATATTACGTATGTAA
- the lipA gene encoding lipoyl synthase, producing MNLIQKKPKWIKVKLPMSKNYHELQKLVSLHKLNTICQSGSCPNIGECWDKGVATFMILGNICTRSCRFCGVKTGRPDKIDWKEPEKVAKSIKILKIKHAVLTSVNRDDLQDMGAYIWIQTIQKIRHFNPNITIEALIPDFKGEKKIIDKIIDIKPEVISHNVETVARLTKKVRIQAKYDRSLEVLQYIKEKNKNIRTKTGIMLGLGETKEEIIETMKDIKKSKVDILTMGQYLQPSFKHYPVRFFVFPEQFKELKKIGLKMGFKYVESGPLVRSSYHAEKHVK from the coding sequence ATGAATCTTATACAAAAAAAACCAAAATGGATCAAAGTAAAATTACCAATGAGTAAAAATTATCATGAATTGCAAAAATTAGTTTCTTTGCACAAACTAAATACAATTTGTCAGAGTGGCAGTTGTCCCAATATAGGAGAATGCTGGGATAAAGGTGTGGCTACTTTCATGATATTGGGAAACATTTGTACAAGATCTTGTCGATTTTGTGGAGTGAAAACAGGACGTCCTGATAAAATAGATTGGAAAGAACCAGAAAAAGTAGCAAAGTCTATAAAAATATTAAAAATAAAACATGCTGTATTAACTTCTGTCAATCGAGATGATTTACAGGACATGGGGGCTTATATATGGATTCAAACCATACAAAAAATACGACATTTTAATCCAAATATTACAATAGAAGCTTTAATTCCCGATTTTAAAGGAGAAAAAAAAATAATAGATAAAATAATTGATATTAAGCCAGAAGTTATTTCTCATAATGTGGAAACAGTAGCTAGATTAACAAAAAAAGTTCGTATTCAAGCTAAATATGATCGTAGTCTTGAAGTTTTACAATATATAAAAGAAAAAAATAAAAACATACGGACAAAAACAGGAATCATGTTAGGATTAGGAGAAACAAAAGAAGAAATAATAGAAACTATGAAAGATATTAAAAAATCTAAAGTAGATATTTTAACTATGGGACAATATTTACAACCTTCTTTTAAGCATTATCCTGTTCGTTTTTTTGTTTTTCCAGAACAATTCAAAGAATTGAAAAAAATTGGATTAAAAATGGGATTTAAATATGTAGAAAGTGGTCCATTAGTTAGATCTTCTTATCATGCGGAAAAACATGTAAAATGA
- the def gene encoding peptide deformylase, with protein sequence MILPIVLYGNPILRKKCLDIDFSSYKKRKEINQLIQDMFETIHKVKGIGLAAPQIGKNIRLFIVETPYLKGKNIINYKEVFINAKILKVHGKECKFNEGCLSFPGIMGYIKRKSNVRIEYYNQNWEQKKTTLTGICARVILHEYDHIEGKLFIDYFSYNKKKIIEKKFLNLS encoded by the coding sequence ATGATATTACCTATAGTTCTTTATGGAAATCCTATTTTGAGAAAAAAATGTTTGGACATAGATTTTTCTTCTTATAAAAAAAGAAAGGAAATCAATCAATTGATTCAAGATATGTTTGAAACTATACATAAAGTAAAAGGTATAGGATTGGCCGCTCCACAAATTGGAAAGAATATTCGACTTTTTATAGTCGAAACTCCTTATTTAAAGGGAAAAAATATTATAAATTATAAGGAAGTTTTTATTAATGCTAAAATATTAAAAGTACATGGAAAAGAGTGTAAATTTAATGAAGGGTGTCTTAGTTTTCCTGGAATTATGGGGTATATCAAAAGAAAATCTAATGTAAGAATTGAATATTATAATCAAAATTGGGAACAAAAAAAAACAACCTTAACAGGTATATGTGCAAGAGTAATTTTGCATGAATATGATCATATTGAAGGAAAACTTTTTATAGATTATTTTTCTTATAATAAGAAGAAAATAATAGAAAAAAAATTTCTGAATTTATCATAA
- a CDS encoding CCA tRNA nucleotidyltransferase, producing the protein MNLSSAVHKKIFRIVSLSAQKIRQNSYVIGGYVRDFLLGKMKYKDLDILTIGEGIRLAEEVSKYIIPYPKIRVFKRFGTAMLEYDNQKIEFVGSRKESYHFSSRKPVIELGSLQDDQKRRDFTINALAISLNRNNYGELIDPFGGLSDLKKKILRTPLDPNITYSDDPLRMIRAIRFATQLQFMIEEYSFQSIQKNKNRINIVSTERIVEEFNKILLSEKPSIGLFLLYKSGLLSMILPELVSLKGIEEKNGYKHKDNFYHTLQVVDNISKEKNSSLWLRWVALLHDIGKTYTKKFFPRIGWSFHAHEFVGSKMVTNIFQRLKLTKGSSMKYVQKMIQYSYRPIALIGNNTSDSAIRRLLFDIGNDLEDLMKLCIADITTNNMEKKNQYKKNIYLLMERIRKLEKKDKIQNWKSPISGNDIMKAFHIDPCKKIGIIKNFVKDSILEGKISNNFNSAYFMMLKKGEELGLKKK; encoded by the coding sequence ATGAATTTATCATCAGCTGTTCATAAAAAAATATTTCGTATTGTAAGTCTTTCTGCTCAAAAAATAAGACAAAATAGCTACGTCATAGGAGGTTATGTTCGAGATTTTTTGTTAGGAAAAATGAAATATAAAGATTTAGATATTTTAACTATAGGAGAAGGAATAAGGTTAGCTGAAGAGGTTTCTAAATATATTATTCCTTATCCTAAAATAAGAGTATTTAAACGTTTTGGTACAGCTATGTTAGAATACGATAATCAAAAAATAGAATTTGTAGGATCAAGAAAAGAGTCTTACCATTTTTCCAGTAGAAAACCTGTTATAGAGTTGGGATCATTGCAAGATGATCAAAAAAGAAGAGATTTTACAATCAATGCTTTAGCTATTAGTTTAAACCGTAACAATTATGGAGAATTGATAGATCCATTTGGAGGATTATCAGATTTGAAAAAAAAAATATTAAGAACTCCATTAGATCCAAATATTACTTATTCTGATGATCCACTACGAATGATACGAGCTATACGATTTGCGACCCAATTACAATTTATGATTGAAGAATATTCATTTCAATCAATTCAAAAGAATAAGAATAGAATAAATATTGTTTCTACAGAAAGAATTGTAGAAGAATTTAACAAAATTCTGCTATCTGAAAAGCCTTCTATAGGATTGTTTTTATTATATAAATCTGGATTGTTATCAATGATATTACCGGAATTAGTTTCGTTAAAAGGAATAGAAGAAAAAAATGGATATAAACACAAAGATAATTTTTATCATACTTTGCAAGTAGTAGACAATATCAGTAAAGAAAAAAATAGTTCTCTTTGGTTAAGATGGGTAGCATTACTTCATGATATAGGAAAAACTTATACTAAAAAATTTTTTCCAAGAATAGGATGGTCTTTTCACGCTCACGAATTTGTAGGATCTAAGATGGTTACAAATATATTCCAACGTTTAAAACTTACAAAAGGTTCTTCAATGAAATATGTTCAAAAAATGATTCAGTATAGTTATAGACCTATTGCGTTAATAGGAAATAATACTAGCGATTCTGCTATACGTAGATTATTATTTGATATAGGAAACGATCTAGAAGATTTAATGAAATTATGTATCGCTGATATTACGACTAATAATATGGAGAAGAAGAATCAATATAAAAAAAATATTTATCTTCTTATGGAAAGAATTAGAAAATTAGAAAAAAAAGATAAAATCCAAAACTGGAAATCCCCTATATCAGGAAATGATATAATGAAAGCCTTTCATATTGATCCATGTAAAAAAATAGGAATTATAAAAAATTTTGTTAAAGATTCTATTTTGGAAGGAAAAATATCTAATAATTTTAATTCTGCTTATTTTATGATGTTAAAAAAAGGAGAAGAGTTGGGTTTGAAAAAAAAATAA
- a CDS encoding 2,3,4,5-tetrahydropyridine-2,6-dicarboxylate N-succinyltransferase: MNRLKLEIDQAWNEKNLWSTDVNIKNVVLQVLSHLENGSIRVSNYLNGKWVVNEWVKRAIIMYFSVQNMNTVEVGALEFYDKIPVKNKFKEKGVRVVPHAIARYGSYISPGVILMPSYVNIGAYIGKNTMIDTWATVGSCAQIGSDVHVSGGVGIGGVLEPLQAHPVIIEDNVFIGSRCILVEGVLIKRGAVLGANVVITASTKIFDVTNEKPIETKGVIPKYSVVIPGSYPKKFPSGIYHVPCAMIIGKRKESTDKKISLNDALRTHNLEI, encoded by the coding sequence GTGAATAGACTAAAATTAGAAATAGATCAAGCTTGGAATGAGAAAAATTTATGGAGTACTGATGTAAATATAAAAAATGTAGTTCTTCAGGTTCTTTCCCATTTGGAAAATGGTTCAATCAGAGTATCAAATTATTTAAATGGAAAATGGGTAGTCAATGAATGGGTTAAAAGAGCTATTATTATGTATTTTTCGGTTCAAAATATGAATACAGTAGAAGTAGGGGCATTAGAATTTTATGATAAAATTCCTGTCAAGAATAAATTTAAGGAAAAAGGAGTTCGTGTGGTTCCCCATGCTATAGCACGTTATGGCTCGTATATATCACCTGGAGTTATTCTCATGCCTTCTTATGTCAATATAGGTGCATATATAGGAAAAAATACGATGATAGATACATGGGCAACAGTGGGAAGTTGCGCTCAAATTGGAAGTGACGTTCATGTAAGTGGAGGAGTGGGAATTGGGGGTGTTTTAGAACCTTTACAAGCTCATCCTGTTATTATTGAAGATAATGTTTTTATTGGATCTAGATGTATTTTAGTGGAAGGAGTTTTGATAAAAAGAGGAGCTGTTTTAGGGGCAAATGTCGTTATCACAGCCTCTACTAAAATTTTTGATGTAACTAATGAAAAACCTATTGAAACAAAGGGTGTAATTCCTAAATATTCAGTAGTGATACCTGGATCTTATCCAAAAAAATTCCCTTCAGGTATATATCATGTTCCATGTGCTATGATTATAGGAAAAAGGAAAGAAAGTACAGATAAAAAAATATCTTTAAATGATGCGTTGAGAACTCATAATTTAGAAATTTAA
- the ruvX gene encoding Holliday junction resolvase RuvX: MAKILGIDYGKIITGLSITDEKKIFAFGLNAIPTKNLMNFLEYFLVHEKIEEIVVGLPKKLNNQKEILIETEIQKFINKFHVKYPKIIIERLDERFTSKIAFSTMIELGLKRKKRRKKVILNQISATIILQSYLTKKKNSYS; this comes from the coding sequence ATGGCAAAAATATTAGGGATAGATTATGGAAAAATTATTACTGGTTTATCTATAACAGATGAAAAAAAAATATTTGCATTTGGGCTAAATGCTATTCCAACTAAAAATTTAATGAATTTTTTAGAATATTTTTTAGTTCATGAGAAAATAGAAGAAATTGTTGTAGGATTGCCAAAAAAATTGAATAATCAAAAAGAAATTTTAATAGAAACAGAAATTCAGAAATTTATAAATAAATTTCATGTAAAATATCCTAAAATCATTATAGAAAGATTAGATGAACGTTTTACATCTAAAATAGCTTTTTCTACTATGATAGAATTGGGTTTAAAAAGAAAAAAAAGAAGAAAAAAAGTAATTTTAAATCAAATTAGTGCCACTATAATTTTACAGTCTTATCTTACAAAAAAAAAGAATTCATATTCATGA
- a CDS encoding DHH family phosphoesterase, with translation MLFSNININGINKKKIVLLPHNNPDGDALGSSLALLFYLRKLKHDVDLISPTEYSPFFKWLPGTEDIIVFSEHTQSLVKKKIVNSDYVFFIDFNNLSRINNIRDFFLCSKAKKILIDHHPFPFCFDFMFSDPTVAATSILVFRFISYMNHLDKIDKEIATCLYVGLMTDTGFFRFPSVTSETHFIAGKLIDKGIDIDFIYDHLQEKYNENRLKLLSKALKKFKIIKKYRTAYTSIKASDLNYYSYEKGDTEGIITYGLGIKNVVFSVFFFEEKETFPIKISFRSKGNFDVNMFARKHFGGGGHKNAAGGTSEKSLSESIEYFLNIIPNYYKNLMVSI, from the coding sequence ATGTTGTTTTCTAATATAAACATAAATGGAATTAATAAAAAAAAGATCGTACTATTGCCTCATAATAATCCGGATGGAGATGCATTAGGATCTTCTTTAGCACTTTTATTTTATCTTAGAAAATTAAAACATGATGTGGATTTAATCTCTCCAACAGAATATTCTCCATTTTTTAAATGGCTTCCTGGAACTGAAGATATTATTGTATTTTCTGAACATACACAATCTTTAGTTAAAAAAAAAATTGTCAACTCAGATTATGTTTTTTTTATAGATTTTAATAATTTATCAAGAATTAATAATATTAGAGATTTTTTTTTATGTTCAAAAGCAAAAAAAATATTAATTGATCATCATCCTTTTCCATTTTGTTTTGATTTTATGTTTTCAGATCCTACAGTAGCAGCTACTAGTATTTTAGTCTTTCGATTCATATCTTATATGAATCATTTAGATAAAATAGATAAAGAAATAGCTACATGTTTATATGTAGGATTAATGACTGATACAGGTTTTTTTCGGTTTCCTTCTGTAACTTCAGAAACTCATTTTATTGCCGGAAAATTAATAGATAAAGGAATTGATATAGATTTCATTTATGATCATTTACAAGAAAAATACAATGAAAACAGGTTAAAATTGTTATCTAAAGCACTGAAAAAATTCAAAATCATTAAAAAATATCGTACAGCTTATACAAGTATAAAAGCTTCGGATCTCAATTATTATTCATATGAAAAAGGTGATACAGAAGGGATTATTACTTATGGATTGGGAATTAAAAATGTTGTTTTTTCCGTTTTCTTTTTTGAAGAAAAAGAAACATTTCCTATCAAAATTTCATTTCGTTCAAAAGGAAATTTTGATGTAAATATGTTTGCTAGAAAACATTTTGGAGGGGGAGGACACAAAAATGCAGCAGGAGGAACATCAGAAAAAAGTTTATCTGAATCTATAGAATATTTTTTAAACATTATCCCAAACTATTATAAAAACCTTATGGTTTCCATTTGA
- a CDS encoding Nif3-like dinuclear metal center hexameric protein yields the protein MEVFVRDIANILENIAPIEYAASYDNVGLIVGSFHKKVKNVLITLDLTEKVFDESIQKKCDLIISFHPVIFKSIKSITGKTFSERVIIHALKNDISIYVIHTNLDMIWEGPSSYISKLLRINREKVLFPKKETIKKLITYVPVDYAEKVRNALFEAGAGNISNYSHCSYNFDGFGSYMGNKKTKPFFGKKEIFHIEKETCISVLFPDYKLNIIKNALFKNHPYEEVAYEIYNIENTNPYIGIGFIGNLMEKMNEYDFLLFIKKKMNVPCIRHSNFTEKKIQKVAMITGSGRFGIETAIEEKADVFISSDLKYHDFFKYEKKILIVDIGHYESENFTKSLLKSFLDQNFTSISICESKIHTNPVKYFY from the coding sequence ATGGAAGTGTTTGTTAGAGATATAGCTAATATATTAGAAAATATAGCTCCTATAGAATATGCTGCTTCTTATGATAATGTTGGACTAATAGTGGGATCATTTCATAAAAAAGTAAAAAATGTACTGATTACTTTAGATCTTACTGAAAAAGTTTTTGATGAATCTATTCAAAAAAAATGTGATTTGATAATTTCTTTTCATCCTGTCATTTTTAAATCTATTAAAAGTATAACTGGAAAAACATTTTCAGAAAGAGTCATAATTCATGCGTTAAAAAATGATATATCTATTTACGTTATTCATACAAACTTAGATATGATATGGGAAGGACCTTCTTCTTATATATCTAAATTATTACGAATAAATAGAGAAAAAGTTCTTTTTCCCAAAAAAGAAACTATAAAAAAACTAATTACTTATGTTCCAGTAGATTATGCAGAAAAAGTTAGAAATGCTTTATTTGAAGCAGGGGCTGGAAATATTTCTAATTACAGTCACTGTAGTTATAATTTTGATGGATTTGGAAGTTACATGGGGAATAAAAAAACTAAACCTTTTTTTGGAAAAAAAGAAATTTTTCATATAGAAAAAGAAACTTGTATTAGTGTTCTTTTCCCTGACTATAAATTGAACATAATAAAAAATGCTTTATTTAAAAACCATCCTTATGAAGAAGTTGCTTACGAAATTTATAATATTGAAAATACAAATCCTTATATAGGAATAGGTTTTATAGGAAATCTTATGGAAAAGATGAATGAATATGATTTTCTTCTTTTTATAAAAAAAAAGATGAATGTTCCTTGTATTCGACATTCTAATTTTACAGAAAAAAAAATTCAAAAAGTAGCTATGATTACAGGTTCAGGACGTTTCGGAATAGAGACAGCTATAGAAGAAAAAGCTGATGTTTTTATCTCCTCTGATTTGAAATATCATGATTTTTTTAAATACGAAAAAAAAATATTAATTGTAGATATAGGACATTATGAATCTGAAAACTTTACTAAAAGTTTACTGAAATCTTTTTTAGATCAAAATTTTACTTCTATTTCCATTTGTGAATCAAAAATTCATACTAATCCAGTTAAATATTTTTATTAA
- a CDS encoding UvrD-helicase domain-containing protein, with translation MLVSPYTLKIYNASAGSGKTTFLVINYLYVLLNSPYPDEFKRVLALTFTKKASEEMKDRILQCIKEFSNKKIKEEYRFLFDCITKNLSLTKHQLYQRSEKILFSILHDFYSFSRNISTIDKFTYNIIRSFFSEREVNLEMDTDQFLFKIVENILYRLKNSEKWSNILIQSSLEKLRKGKNWDLRKELFKIAHIIVEENNYFPIKKIKNYSLKDFVQLKNILIQRTKIFEKKCKKKGENFFKFLEKTSIRKHSFIHLDLPRFFQKFKNENIFFNPFNERLEKYIQKGIFYSKFFSDDNQKILIEKNKKKILLFYEKTKSIYKKNISNYLLDKLFLKNISMLSIIHEVEKEFHDMKNKKKIILNVELNKILYERIIQGTFPNVYEKIGMQYKHYFIDEFQDISFLQWQNIKILVENALSENGSAMIVGDPKQSIYRWRGGDAKQFIKLINSKSIFYEKKIKTIEQNFRSYEEIVKFNNLLYQSISKTFNSTIYQDIYKNYKQKINKKSGGYVEINFIHDFNKNYKEHIYSNIKNKIKKLLKQKYALSDIAILVRNNKEGNFLSEKLVEDGMIVNTSVSLLIKNNLEIQIIINFFSIIAYPHCYQKRVLLIFLLLEKKFICTKKNNHDFITKILFLPLDLFLKKILFKNSLTLNKLYNKSIYNISEKIIESFGLLNQKNSTYIYSFLDFVYRSMKKVGNSIIDFLDYWELKKEKESIVISDHINALRIMTIHKSKGLQFPVVLIPFTDWNIFSKKKEEVWIDVNPHLYNGLNTIYIEIETYFKHMKHDDNIRNFYEYYLSNIKFDNINLLYVATTRSIEQLILFSRLGNDKSVSFYIKNFLCEKKMWNEKKCKYIFGKEKKNT, from the coding sequence ATGCTAGTTTCTCCATATACATTAAAAATATACAATGCTTCAGCAGGTTCTGGAAAAACTACTTTTTTAGTCATCAATTATCTTTATGTTTTATTAAACAGTCCTTATCCTGATGAATTTAAAAGAGTTTTAGCTTTAACTTTTACTAAGAAAGCTTCTGAAGAAATGAAAGATCGTATTTTACAATGCATCAAAGAATTTTCAAATAAAAAAATTAAAGAAGAATATCGTTTTTTGTTTGATTGTATAACAAAAAATTTAAGTTTAACAAAACATCAATTGTATCAACGTTCTGAAAAAATATTATTTTCCATATTGCACGATTTTTATTCTTTTTCAAGAAATATAAGTACGATAGATAAATTTACTTATAATATTATAAGATCTTTTTTCTCAGAAAGAGAAGTAAATCTAGAAATGGATACAGATCAGTTTTTATTTAAAATTGTAGAAAATATATTATATAGATTAAAAAATTCTGAAAAATGGTCAAATATTTTGATACAATCATCTTTAGAAAAACTAAGAAAAGGAAAAAATTGGGATTTAAGAAAAGAGTTATTTAAAATAGCTCATATAATTGTTGAAGAAAATAATTATTTTCCCATAAAAAAAATTAAAAATTATTCTTTAAAAGATTTCGTTCAGTTAAAAAACATTTTAATTCAAAGAACGAAAATATTCGAAAAAAAATGTAAAAAAAAAGGAGAAAATTTTTTTAAATTTTTGGAAAAAACTTCTATTCGAAAACATTCATTCATTCATTTAGATTTACCTAGATTTTTCCAAAAATTTAAAAATGAAAACATATTTTTTAATCCTTTTAATGAACGCCTTGAAAAATATATTCAAAAAGGAATATTCTATTCTAAATTTTTTTCTGATGACAATCAAAAAATACTAATAGAAAAAAATAAAAAAAAAATACTTCTTTTCTATGAAAAAACAAAATCTATATATAAAAAAAATATATCAAATTATCTTTTGGATAAACTTTTTTTAAAAAACATAAGCATGTTATCAATTATACATGAAGTTGAAAAAGAGTTTCATGATATGAAAAATAAAAAAAAAATTATCTTAAATGTAGAATTAAATAAAATTCTTTATGAAAGAATTATTCAAGGAACATTTCCAAATGTATATGAAAAAATAGGGATGCAATATAAACATTATTTCATAGATGAATTTCAAGATATTTCATTTTTACAATGGCAAAATATTAAAATATTAGTTGAAAATGCATTATCAGAAAATGGATCAGCTATGATAGTAGGAGATCCTAAACAATCTATATATAGATGGAGAGGGGGGGATGCAAAACAATTTATAAAATTAATTAATTCTAAATCAATTTTTTATGAAAAAAAAATAAAAACAATAGAACAAAATTTTCGTAGTTATGAAGAAATCGTAAAATTTAATAATTTACTTTATCAATCTATATCTAAAACATTCAATTCTACTATTTATCAAGATATATATAAAAATTACAAACAAAAAATAAATAAAAAATCTGGAGGGTATGTGGAAATAAATTTTATTCATGATTTTAATAAAAATTATAAAGAACATATTTACTCGAATATAAAAAATAAAATAAAAAAGTTATTGAAACAAAAATATGCATTATCAGATATTGCTATTTTAGTCAGAAACAATAAAGAAGGTAATTTTTTGTCTGAAAAACTAGTGGAAGATGGTATGATTGTAAATACTTCTGTTTCTTTATTAATAAAAAATAATTTGGAAATACAAATTATCATAAATTTTTTTTCTATCATTGCTTATCCTCATTGTTATCAAAAAAGAGTTCTTTTGATTTTTTTATTATTAGAAAAAAAATTCATTTGTACTAAAAAAAATAATCATGATTTCATTACGAAAATACTTTTTCTGCCTTTGGATTTATTCTTAAAAAAAATTTTGTTTAAAAATTCATTAACATTAAATAAATTGTATAATAAATCGATATACAACATATCGGAAAAAATTATTGAATCTTTTGGTTTATTAAATCAAAAAAACTCTACATATATCTATTCCTTTTTGGATTTCGTTTATAGATCAATGAAAAAAGTAGGAAATTCTATTATAGATTTTTTAGATTATTGGGAATTAAAAAAAGAAAAAGAAAGTATTGTGATATCTGATCACATCAATGCTCTTCGTATTATGACTATTCATAAATCTAAAGGGTTGCAATTTCCTGTGGTACTTATTCCTTTCACAGATTGGAATATTTTTTCTAAAAAAAAAGAAGAAGTATGGATAGATGTAAATCCTCATTTATATAATGGATTAAATACTATTTATATAGAAATAGAAACCTATTTCAAACACATGAAACATGATGATAATATCCGTAATTTTTATGAGTATTATCTATCAAACATTAAATTTGATAACATAAATTTGTTATATGTAGCTACTACTCGTTCTATTGAACAACTAATTTTATTTTCCAGGCTCGGAAATGATAAATCTGTATCATTTTACATTAAAAATTTTCTATGTGAAAAAAAAATGTGGAACGAAAAAAAATGTAAGTATATTTTTGGAAAAGAAAAAAAAAATACTTAA
- a CDS encoding thioredoxin family protein has translation MVRTYSSSKIKIKIKDFELLEVSSGKRKFLRDYFSNKATVIMFICNHCPYVKHINTELIHLANDFLSKGISFLAINSNDAKKYSEDSPENMKKVHYQLGYPFPYFFDETQEVAKYYCAKCTPEFFIFSGKGNLCYHGQLDDSRPGNNIPVTGFDVRNILQNILKGKKIYPIVKLSYGCNIKWKP, from the coding sequence ATGGTACGAACTTATTCTTCTAGTAAAATTAAAATTAAAATTAAAGATTTTGAATTGTTAGAAGTTTCTTCAGGAAAGAGGAAATTTTTAAGAGATTATTTTTCAAATAAAGCAACTGTAATAATGTTTATTTGTAATCACTGTCCATACGTGAAACATATTAATACGGAATTAATTCATTTAGCTAATGATTTCCTGTCAAAGGGAATTTCATTTTTAGCAATTAATTCTAATGATGCAAAAAAGTATTCAGAGGACTCTCCAGAAAATATGAAAAAAGTACATTATCAGTTAGGTTATCCTTTTCCTTATTTTTTTGATGAGACACAGGAAGTTGCTAAATATTATTGTGCAAAATGTACTCCTGAATTCTTTATATTTTCAGGAAAAGGGAACTTATGTTATCATGGTCAATTAGATGACTCTAGACCTGGAAATAACATTCCTGTTACAGGTTTTGATGTGAGAAATATATTGCAAAATATTTTAAAAGGAAAAAAAATATATCCAATAGTAAAACTAAGCTACGGATGTAATATCAAATGGAAACCATAA